The Colletes latitarsis isolate SP2378_abdomen chromosome 1, iyColLati1, whole genome shotgun sequence genome has a segment encoding these proteins:
- the LOC143351901 gene encoding putative ATP-dependent RNA helicase DHX34, protein MNSRYDFNNKSNFEYQYDNKQKKETYKKYDRGCKNYDFSKYKHELNKIFSGNINVVQDIEDFWKFVSKYEAVQKKLKTSDTLPDFSLNTIGVPKVYHKLHCINFKLSFNFNDLFARVPPTEALTKEQLLKFQNIIVLYLDFKQKEKFAKLKKLRESQVNLPVNQYKHKIIEAVEKERVVIIAGDTGCGKSTQVPQYLYKAGFQKIACTQPRRIACISLAKRVAFETLTENHNDVGYQIRFEKQRNQETRITFITEGLLLRQLSGESELLPYDVVVLDEVHERHLHGDFLLGIMKCVINQRNDLKLVLMSATINIELFSNYFAKEDVKVIQVPGRLYPIQLLYRPVTIEDIRYKNDRFNPSPYIQIMQLIDKKYPVDEKGDLLIFLSGMSEITAVVDAAKEYSQKKNNWIVLPLHSTLSISEQDKVFDYAPDGVRKCIVSTNIAETSITIDGIRFVADSGKVKEMSYDPSCKMQRLKEFWISKASAEQRKGRAGRTGPGVCYRLYSEEEYKALEKYSMPELQRVPLDSLLLQMIAMGLPDTRKFPFIEPPPAESIENSILSLKDHGALTNNEKITCIGKTLARLPVDITIGKMLIMGSIFHQVEPVLSLAAALSIQTPFTNRAYRDSECETSRKKLESDHGDPITLLNAFKEWLEIKQQSSQESRGSGSSSRKWCKRRGLEEQRFYEMIKLRTQFKDLLQDCSLLRCFPEPDSSMTSAERAIRHGELKLLKSLKRTYKQSGPRKRKQLKLESFDIQLEDNDHDDGEIDIKDIEFRMRNDPNQVQSLLTAATACSYKDLTMLKIILCSGLYPQFACADEFNYCKSSSEQLFHTKAKPYIALHPTSFFGNHPQVLQLEEADIVSIPGFKSKTPVSSKHTILAYLSLLETTKPYLVNTLRMPAAQTLLLFSREIDTNSTFLIIVCDSWLALEFPVPDSGQTLLIKATKLRNKWDFLLNQQLQESNTGHDERQDFNEIEQTLTQELIEYMHTTIPYTLKRLLPADLKNMYVGCEENNTSINPNPFQPDFTVIPNSTKGGVRVTNIITYNCLRETEWSDKLSIEMSETEWHCQNCNMQAILTSIEKLQHQESCMHQHTKETERHPENIKRKPNTQVYECFDCAQTLYLTPIEILKHKKSHVK, encoded by the exons ATGAATTCACGATACGACTTTAATAATAAATCTAACTTTGAATATCAATACGATAATAAACAAAAGAAAGAGACCTATAAAAAATATGATAGAGGATGTAAAAACTATGATTTTAGCAAATACAAGCATGAATTGAACAAAATATTTTCAGGAAATATAAATGTAGTACAAGATATTGAAGATTTTTGGAAATTCGTCAGTAAATATGAggctgtacaaaaaaaattaaaaacttctgATACTTTACctgatttttctttaaataccATTGGTGTGCCAAAAGTATATCACAAATTACATTGCATAAATTTTAAACTAAGTTTTAATTTCAATGATTTGTTTGCACGTGTTCCACCTACTGAAGCTTTAACAAAAgagcaattattaaaatttcaaaacataaTTGTTTTGTACTTAGACTTCAAACAGAAagaaaaatttgcaaaattaaaaaagcttagAGAATCCCAAGTAAATTTGCCAGTTAATCAGTATAAACATAAGATTATTGAAGCAGTAGAAAAAGAACGAGTAGTCATTATAGCTGGTGACACTGGTTGTGGAAAATCTACTCAAGTGCctcaatatttatataaagcAGGCTTTCAAAAAATTG catGTACGCAACCTAGGAGAATAGCATGTATATCTTTGGCTAAGCGTGTTGCTTTTGAGACACTGACAGAAAATCATAATGATGTTGGTTATCAAATTCGCTTTGAGAAACAAAGAAATCAAGAAACTAGAATTACCTTTATAACTGAAGGTTTACTGTTAAGACAG TTATCTGGTGAATCTGAACTATTGCCTTATGATGTGGTTGTTTTGGATGAAGTACATGAACGTCATTTACATGGAGATTTCCTTCTTGGCATTATGAAGTGTGTCATTAATCAaagaaatgatttaaaattagtACTTATGTCTGCCACTATTAACATTGAACTTTTTAGTAATTACTTTGCAAAAGAAGACGTTAAAGTAATAcag GTTCCTGGAAGACTGTATCCAATTCAATTATTATATAGACCAGTTACTATAGAAGATATTCGATATAAAAATGATAGATTCAATCCAAGTCCTTACATTCAAATAATGCAATTAATTGATAAAAAATATCCAG TGGATGAAAAAGGCGATTTACTAATATTTTTAAGTGGTATGAGTGAAATTACGGCAGTTGTAGATGCGGCAAAAGAGTATAGTCAGAAAAAAAATAACTGGATCGTTCTACCACTTCATAGCACTTTATCCATTAGTGAGCAAGATaaa GTATTTGATTATGCTCCTGATGGAGTGAGAAAGTGTATTGTATCTACTaatattgctgaaacttctattACTATTGATGGAATCAGATTTGTTGCTGATAGTGGGAAAGTAAAGGAAATGAGTTATGACCCATCATGCAAAATGCAACGACTTAAAGAATTTTGGATTAGTAAAGCTAGTGCAGAGCAACGGAAAGGAAGAGCTGGTAGAACTGGACCTGGTGTGTGCTATAG ATTGTACTCAGAAGAAGAATACAaggctttagaaaagtattcaatgcCAGAATTACAACGTGTGCCTTTAGATTCTTTACTATTACAAATGATAGCAATGGGGTTACCAGATACGCGAAAATTTCCATTCATAGAACCACCACCAGCAGAAAGTATAGAAAACTCTATATTATCTTTAAAAGATCAT GGTGCGCTTACAAACAATGAAAAAATAACTTGCATTGGAAAAACACTTGCACGTCTACCTGTTGATATAACAATAGGGAAAATGTTAATAATGGGCTCAATTTTTCATCAAGTAGAACCAGTATTATCACTAGCTGCTGCTTTAAGCATACAAACACCATTTACAAATAGAGCATACAGAGATTCGGAGTGTGAG ACATCCAGAAAGAAGTTGGAATCTGACCATGGTGATCCAATAACGTTACTAAACGCATTTAAAGAATGGTTAGAAATAAAACAACAAAGTTCACAAGAATCTAGAGGTAGTGGAAGTAGTAGTAGAAAATGGTGCAAAAGAAGAGGTCTAGAAGAACAAAGATTTTACGAAATGATAAAATTAAGAACTCAATTTAAAGACTTACTTCAG GATTGCAGTTTATTAAGATGTTTTCCAGAACCAGATTCTTCTATGACTAGTGCAGAACGTGCTATAAGACATGGAGAATTAAAACTCCTGAAATCTTTAAAAAGAACCTATAAACAAAGTGGCCCCAGGAAACGAAAACAATTAAAGTTAGAATCGTTTGATATACAGTTAGAAGATAACGATCATGATGATGGCGAAATTGACATAAAAGATATTGAATTTCGAATGAGAAATGATCCAAATCAAGTTCAAAGTCTATTGACAGCAGCCACTGCATGTAGTTATAAAGACTTGACaatgttaaaaataatattatgcaGTGGTTTATATCCACAATTTGCGTGTGCTGatgaatttaattattgtaaG TCATCAAGTGAGCAATTATTTCATACAAAAGCAAAACCATATATTGCTTTACATCCAACGAGTTTCTTTGGAAATCATCCTCAAGTATTACAACTAGAAGAAGCTGATATTGTATCAATACCAGGATTCAAAAGTAAAACTCCTGTTAGTTCAAAACATACTATATTAGCATATTT ATCTCTTTTGGAAACAACAAAACCTTACTTAGTGAATACGCTTAGAATGCCTGCTGCACAAACGTTACTTttattttcacgtgaaattgatACGAACAGTACATTTTTAAT AATAGTATGCGATTCGTGGTTAGCATTAGAATTTCCTGTACCTGACAGTGGTCAAACTTTATTGATAAAAGCTACCAAATTACGAAATAAATgggattttttattaaatcaacAATTACAAG AGTCCAATACCGGTCATGATGAGAGACaagattttaatgaaatagaaCAAACACTTACTCAGGAACTAATTGAATACATGCACACCACAATTCCATATACATTAAAGCGACTTTTACCTGCTGATCTTAAAAACATGTATGTGGGATGCGAAGAAAATAATACATCCATAAATCCAAACCCTTTTCAACCTGATTTCACAGTAATCCCTAATTCAACTAAAGGAGGGGTTCGTGTAACAAACATAATTACATATAACTG TTTGAGAGAAACAGAATGGAGCGATAAACTTTCTATAGAAATGTCGGAAACGGAATGGCATTGTCAAAATTGTAATATGCAAGCAATTCTTACTAGTATAGAAAAATTACAGCATCAAGAATCTTGTATGCACCAACATACAAAGGAAACTGAAAGACATCCTGAAAATATAAAACGTAAACCTAATACACAAGTATACGAATGTTTTGATTGTGCACAAACATTATACCTGACACCAATTGAGATACTTAAGCATAAAAAATCACATGTTAAATAA
- the Pig-v gene encoding phosphatidylinositol glycan anchor biosynthesis class V: MNEPRKKIFWFAIFSRITVLVLQFIFNFVCPDHHADAFKSPIDSREKVSLYDNIVTFFFGGLTRWDGEYFIHIAKYGYTYENTLAFYPLYPMLIRIIAIFIRKVFFMLNTHSSIIIAAILINTICFVKSAIIFYDLSTIVLKKKNLVYKAAILYCINPATIFFSAIYSESLFTYLTYYSILRSIKYDLYVSFPIGLSILTRSNGIVNIGFPIYFGLKELCHSFTTKYNNFSLKTLGQFLFRKTTLKSILLMCNTLIISIAPFMLLHIYNYITFCIPHSNQIFIPKHINSHSKINNLVLPGSNNIEWCHAKIPIAYSYIQTKYWNVGFLNYYELKQIPNFILAFPILVIMITCIKEYFLEHRKYFCTLGFVKSTDNKELVTTNKYPSEMLVFILHGLFLTVFCILFVHIQVSTRLISSASPLIYWYCALTMSNTHNNNMINENGETMFTKWRLFFLIPKRYVLKDKLILSYFLGYVVLGCFMFPNFLPWT, from the coding sequence atgaaTGAACCACGAAAAAAGATTTTTTGGTTTGCGATATTTAGTAGAATAACAGTTTTAGTTTTAcagtttatatttaattttgtatgcCCTGATCATCATGCAGATGCATTTAAAAGTCCTATCGATAGTcgcgaaaaagtttcattatatGATAATATAGTTACATTTTTCTTTGGTGGTCTTACACGCTGGGATGGTGAATACTTTATACATATTGCCAAATATGGTTATACGTATGaaaatactttggcattctatcCATTATACCCCATGTTAATTCGAATTATTGCTATTTTTATAAGAAAAGTATTCTTTATGTTAAATACTCACAGCTCTATAATTATAGCAGCCATATTAATTAATACTATATGTTTTGTAAAATCTGCTATTATATTTTATGATTTAAGTACGATAgtactaaaaaagaaaaatctagTTTATAAAGCAGCAATACTTTATTGCATAAATCCAGCTACTATATTTTTTTCTGCTATTTATTCAGAATCTTTGTTTACTTACTTAACATATTACAGTATATTAAGATCTATTAAATATGATCTATATGTATCTTTTCCAATAGGTTTATCTATTCTTACAAGATCAAATGGTATAGTTAACATTGGCTTTCCTATATATTTTGGATTAAAAGAATTATGCCATAGTTTTACAACAAagtataataatttttcattgAAAACATTAGGTCAGTTTTTGTTTAGAAAAACTACTTTAAAAAGTATTTTGTTAATGTGTAATACGTTAATTATATCAATAGCTCCTTTTATGTTGTTACACATATATAATTACATTACATTTTGTATTCCTCATTCTAATCAGATATTTATTCCAAAACATATTAATAGTCAcagtaaaattaataatttagtaTTACCAGGTAGTAATAACATAGAATGGTGTCATGCTAAAATTCCAATTGCATACTCATATATACAAACGAAGTACTGGAATGTAGGCTTTCTCAATTACTATGAATTGAAACAGATACCAAATTTTATTCTAGCATTTCCAATATTGGTTATTATGATTACATGTATAAAAGAATACTTTCTTGagcacagaaaatatttttgtacattgGGGTTTGTTAAAAGTACTGACAATAAAGAGCTTGTTACAACAAATAAATATCCATCTGAAATGTTAGTGTTCATTCTTCATGGTTTATTTTTGACTGTATTTTGTATTCTTTTCGTACATATTCAAGTAAGCACGCGTTTAATAAGCTCAGCAAGTCCATTAATATATTGGTATTGTGCTTTAACCATGTCTAACACACATAATAATAACATGATAAATGAAAATGGAGAAACTATGTTTACTAAATGGAGATTATTTTTTCTAATTCCAAAGAGATATGTTTTGAAGGATAAGCTTATATTATCATACTTTCTAGGATATGTAGTTTTAGGTTGTTTTATGTTTCCAAACTTTTTACCTTGGACGTAA